The genomic DNA AGTTGTCAAAAGATCTTCAGACTCAAGTATAAAATGCAAAAGCACGAAACCTAAAACAAAAAGCAAAAGGGGAAAAGTTATAAAATTCCAAAGCCCTTTTGTGAAAATTAAAATTAAAACAAGAGTGATATAACCTAAAAAGAGTAAAAATTTAAGCCTCATTTTTCAATTTATAGATTTCAATTATTTCCCCAACCTTCAATTTTATAACCCTTATTTTATTATAGTTTTTGATAACATAGTCAAATATTTTATCTTTACTCCAATCTTTTGGGTAAACCAAATTTATCTTCTGTATTATATACTCTATTCTCTTTTCTTTTATATCTTTTATAATTCTCTCTTGAATTTCTATTGGAAAATTTGGCTCTATAAAGTCTCTGTAGACTGGGATTTCCACCTTAAAGAGAAAATAAAAAATTGCTCCATTATCTAAGAAAAAGACTTTTTTATCCTTTACTTCCTCATCTAAAAATTTTTTAAGCTCTAAATACCCTTTTTTTTCACCTTCTTCTACAAAAACTTTAGCTCGCTCTAAATTAAGAAAACTTTTTTTTGTTGTAAAAACGTAATGAATGTGTGTTAGAGCCCTTAGTATTAAATATAAAAATAAAAAATTCACAAAAACTCTAAGAGAATTTTTTATAATTAAATTCTCAACAGCAGGGATTTTTTTAACGAGTTTAAAAAAAAGCACATAGCTAAATGGCAAAAAACTAAAACATCTAAGGACATCAGGACCTTGTATTAACATCGAAAGATACTGAAAAACGCTAGTTAATAATAAAACTATAATCTTTTTTTCTCTCTCCAAAAAAAGAGGAGTTAAAATAAAAGTAAATATTGGCATAAAAAAGTTAAAAAAAGTTATAAAAATTTTCCAAAATTTTTTTATGTCTAAAATAAAAATAGAAAGAAATGTTGATTTTATGATATTTAAATAATTAAACCAGTCATTGTTATAACTCCATTGTGACTGTGTATAACTTCCGGTTAAAACAATTAGATGGAAGTTTTTTATGTAATCATCCAAAACTCCCTGAAAAAAAAGTAATGTGCTCCAAAAAAGAGTAACCAATAAAACTCCTAATAGGTATAGTATAGTGTCTTTGTAGCTTTTTAGAAAAAAGTAAAGAAATATAGAAGTACTTATAGCTAAAAAAAGACCATAATTTTGCATGTTGAAAATGTTTAAACCTGTAAATACTCCTGAGAGAAAGAGATTAAGGCTTTTTCCATTTTTTATATAATTGATTAGGAAAAATATTGAAAAAACATTCAAAAAGGAAGTGTACCATCTTAGAGATGGAATAATTAACTTAAGAGTAATTAAATTCAAAACAAAGAAAAATATCATTATTTTTGAGTTTCTACTACTTAAAAACTCTTTGGAAATCTGAAAAAGAAGAAGAATCTCAATTGATATTAAAAAAGACGTGAATATTCTCACAGTTAGAAGATTTTGAGGAAAAAACTTTAAGATGGGGTAATTTATATAAAAGGAAAAGGGACCCCAAAACTCAAAAAGTTCTTCATAGATTTTACCACCCTTTAACATAAATAAAACAGCATTCAGCGGGATACCTTCATCATCCGTAATGTCTGAAAAAAGAGAAAATAAAGAAATTGTTAAAAATACAGGAATAAAAATTAAAAAATTTACTAGTAATTCTCTTTGCTTAAAGTTCACTTTATATAGGCAATTCCACTTTTCTCTTTTTGATGATACTATAGGCTTTTTCTGGGTTTTCTACAATGATTAAAAATAAAGCCTCCTTACCATCTGCAATTTCCATAACAAACTGAATCGCCTCTTCCTCGTTTTTCTTTATAAAAATCCTCTCCATAGGTATTCCATTTTTTAAGAGAACTCTTTTAAAAATTTCCGGAACCTCTAAGGGCTTTCTCCCCCTTAAATCCTCATCATCCCTTAATATATAAAAATCAGCCCTCCCCTTTGATGCAATATCTGCCATCTTTTCAATATATATATCCTTTCTATCACCAGGAGCCGCTAAAACACATATTTTTAATTCAGATGGAAGAAGATTAAAAAGAGAAAAGATATTTTCGTAAGCTGCTGGATTATGAGCATAATCTAAGATAATTTTCCACTTTCCTATTGAAATAAAGTTCGCTCTTCCTGGATTTTCATTAAAATCAGGATAAAATCTTCTAAGTCCTTCAGCTATTGTCTCTATCGAAACTCCAGATAGAAACGTTATAAGAGTTGAAGCAAGAGCATTTTCAATATTAAATTTAGCCTTACCCCCAAAAGAACTAGGCATATCAATAACATCAATCACAGGAATCCTTAAATCTCCCTTTACAATATATATTGTTCCATTTTGTAACAAAGTGCCTATTCCACCTCTATCACAATGTTCTCTAAAAAAGTCATTTTCTTCTATACAGAAAAAAGCCTTCCTTGCCTTAGTCCTATCTTGAAGACTTCTAACTAATTTATCACAGGCATTTAATACCGCAAAACCATTTTCCATAACAGTTTCTATAACAACTGACTTTACCTCTGCCATCTCCTCAACTGTTTCAATTCCCCTTAAACCAAGGTGATCTTCAGAAACGTTCAAAATTGCTCCAATATTTGCCTTATCGTAACCTAGGCCCTCTCTTAATATCCCCCCTCTTGCGGTCTCAAAAACTGCCACCTCAACCGATGGGTCTTTTAGGATTAATCGTGCACTCCAGGGGCCAGTCATGTCACCCTTTACAATTAAGTCATTCCCTATATATATACCCTCCGTCGTTGTAAAACCGACTCTTTTACCTGATAGCTTTAAAATTTGAGCAACCATCCTTACAGTTGTAGTCTTTCCATTTGTTCCTGTGATTGATATAATAGGGATTCTTGCCTCCTTTCCTGGAGGGAAAAGCATATCTAAAACATAAGAACTAACATTTCTTGGTTTTCCCTTCGAAGGATATACGTGCATTCTAAATCCAGGTGCAGCGTTTACCTCTACAACTTTTCCGTTGGTTTCAAAGAGTGGTTTTGTTATATCTTCACTTATAAAATCAATTCCTGCAATATCAAGCCCTATTATTCTTGCAACTCTTTCTGCTAAATTTAAATTTGTGGGATGAGCAATATCCGTTACATCCTCTGCCTCTCCCCCAGTTGACAAATTTGCCGATGTTTTAAGATATAAAATTTCACCTTTGGGCAAAACTGAGTCAAGTGTTAACTTTTTCTTCTTCAATATTTCCATTGTCATCTCATCAATTTTAATTTTTGTTAGCGGCTTTTCATGACCTATACCTCTTCTTTCGTCTTTATTAACTTCATCAATTAGCTCCCTAATTGTTCTTTTTCCATCACCTATCACATGAGCAGGTGTCCTTTGGGCACAGGCTACTGCTTTTCCATTTATTACTAAAATCCTATAATCTTTTCCACTTACAAGCTCCTCTATAATTATTTCATTTGAATATTTTTTTGCATATTTAAAGGCCTTTTTAAGTTCCCTTAAATTATTTACACCTACCGTAACGCCCTTTCCATGATTTCCATTTACAGGTTTCACAACACAGGGAAAACCAATTTCCTTTACCTTTTCCTTTGCTTCTTCAAAGGATCTTACAACAAGACCCTTTGGTGTGGGTATTCCACAGTCCCTTAGGATTTTCCTTGTAATTTCTTTATCACAGGCAATTTCAACTGCTATATTGGAAGTGTATTCAGTTGTTGTTGCCCATATTCTCTTTGAATTTTTTCCGTAACCAAGCTGCACTAAATTACCCTCGTCCCATAATCTAATGACTGGAATCCCTCTTTTTATTGCTTCATCTACAATTGCCTGTGTTGAAGGTCCAAGTGCCCACTTCTCTCTTATTTCAAGTAGTTCATTTATGTAAGGACTTATATCCGGAATTTCTCCATCGATTAACTTTTCGGTTATCTCTATTGCAAACTCTCCAGCCTTTTTTCCGGCCTCTTCAACAACATAGGAGTAAACAACTGTATAAACGCCCTTTTTCTTATACTCTCTCGTTTTACCAAATGTTGTTTCCATCTTAGCTAAGCATTGTAATTCAAGTGCTATATGCTCAACTACNNNNNNNNNNNNNNNNNNNNNNNNNNNNNNNNNNNNNNNNNNNNNNNNNNNNNNNNNNNNNNNNNNNNNNNNNNNNNNNNNNNNNNNNNNNNNNNNNNNNNNNNNNNNNNNNNNNNNNNNNNNNNNNNNNNNTTTTTCCTCAAGCTCACCTATGTCAAGAAGCATAAAAATACAGGGTTTTCTTAAATGATAGATATTTGGACCCCTCAACGCTCTCAGTTCTAAAATTTTCATATATTTAAACTCTCTCATAAAACAACTACCTCCTTTTTACTCAAATCATAAATACCCCCTGGAGATAAAATATCAACTTTTACATTTTCAGCTCCAAAGGGTTCCCCTGGCCTTTTATCGGGGATATTTGTTCTTTTAATCTCCATGCCATTTACAACAACTACAACCTTTTCTCCAACTACTTCAAATCTATTCTTTTCTACAAAAATTGCTGTGTTTTCTGAAATACCGATTCCAAGTAAAGACGGATTAGTTATAACAACTTGAATAAGTCTTAAGAGTCTACCTCTTTCTGTAAAGTGTGTATCCACTACTACATTTTCAATTAATCCAAGTCCCTTTGTTAGTTCAACGCCACCCTTATATATTCCCTTTTTTGCCGGACCGTCATAAATCATAATATCTCCAAGAAAAGCGGCTCCTGCTGATGTTCCAATTATAGTTACATCTTTTTTTATATTTTTTAAAAAATCGATAAAATCCGTTCCACCAAAGAGTGTAGTAAGCTTTAGCTGGTTTCCACCCGTAAAAAATATTATTTCTGATTCATTTATATTTTTTTCTAACGTTTTAATGTCGATTCTATCCCTGCTATTAGGATATAGGAAACTTAAGATGTTATCTATGCTATATTTTTTGAAAACTTCTTGATAGTAAAAGTAAGTTTTTAAGGGATCCTCAGAAGCATAGGGTAATATCAAAACTTTTCCCCCCTTATACTCCCCCGCAATCCTTTTGAAGATCAGAGAGTTTTTCTTCACGTTCCCGCCAGTTAAGATCAATTTTTTCATAGATTTATTATAATGCAAAGAAAGCTTATATTAAAATGACTAATTTTTCACTTATTTAAAACTTCTCTTCTTTTCCATAAAAAAATATAGCAGGATAAATTAAAAGTTCCATCAAAAAGGATGAAATTAAACCTCCTACCATTGGTGCGGCAATTCTTTTCATTACATTTGCACCTAACCCATGACTTTGCGCCCACATAATAGGTAAAAGCCCAACAAATGTGGTTAAAACTGTCATAACTTTAGGTCTTATCCTTTTTACAGCACCATTATATATAGCCTCCTTTAAATCTAAAAGGTTTTTTAGCCTACCCTTCTTTTTAGCCTCTCTGTAAGAAAGATCTAAATAAAGAAGCATAAAAACTCCGGTTTCAGCATCCACACCCAAAGGGGCAATTATTCCAACTAAGACTCCAACACTTAAATTATATTTAAGCAAAAAAAGTAACCAAATGGCACCTATCAGAGAAAAGGGAACAGCAAGTAGAACTATTAGGGTTTTAATATATGAACCAGTATTAATATAAAGAAGAATAAAAATTAAAAAGATAGTTAAGGGAAGCACAATAAGCATTTTCTTTTTGACTCTTTCTATATATTCGTATTGCCCACTAAACTTAACTGAATAACCTGCTGGTATTTCCAAATTTTCTCTTAAAATTTTCTTTGCCTCCTCAATATAACTACCAACATCTCTTCCTTTAACATTAATATAAACATAACTTGCAAGCCTGCCATTTTCGTTTCTTATCATTGATGGGCCTTCCTTAAAATACATATCAGCAATTTGCGCAAGAGGTATCTTGGCTCTCTGCTCATTTTTTATATAAATTCTTTTTATCTTTTCTACATCCTGTCTAAAATCATAGGGATAGCTGATGTTTAATGGGAACCTCTCCCTTTTTTCAATTACATAAGTTATGTTTTCTCCTCCCAAGGCTGAAATTAGAGTCATATGAAAATCCTCAACTTTAAGTCCATATCTTGCTAGTTCCTCCCTTTTTGGATTTATCTCCAAAAAATAGCCACCAGTTAACCTTTCAGCATATATACTTTGAGTCCCCTTCAAACCAGAAAGGAGTTCTTATACCTGTTGTTATCATCTCTAATCTGCCTTTAACCGGTATCGTCCATCCGTTAACTTGACCAGGAATACTAAGCTCTTTATCCATCTCCTCTATTAGCTCTTCTAATGAAATTCTATCGGGCCATATTATCCTAAAGGGGGGCTTTAAAAATTCAGGTAAAATATTACTATACCATCTCTTTTTTTCTCTCCATTTATCTTGGGGTTTCAATATAATTACGGTTTCAATCATTGACAGTGGGGCAGGATCTTTAGAAGTTAGAGCTCTTCCCACTTTACCAAAAACTCTTTAATAATTTTATCTTGCAAAATAAGGAGTTTTTTGGCCTCTGTTATTGATATACCAGGATAAGTAGTTGGCATATATAAAATTGAACCTTCATTTAATGACGGCATAAACTCACTTCCCAGAGACAAAAATACCGGAATAGTTATCAAAAACAAAATTATAGCAACAGATAAAACTAATAGGGGTCTTTTTAGCACAAACTCAGTTATTGGCTTATAAATCTTAAATAAAAGTCTTGATAATGGGTGAGTTTCTCATCCCTTATTTCTCCAACAAGGATCTTATTTAATAACAAATTAAAAAGGGGTATTTATTTTAATTTTTTTGTCCTGATTAAAGCTGTAATTAATGCAGGTGTTAAGGTAATTGCAGGGATTGCTGAAAAGAACATAACAAAGATTTTAGCATATGCTAAAGGTTTAAAAAGTCTTCCTTCTATAGATTCAAGTGCAAGAACGGGTATAAAAGAAATAGCCATCACAAGTAGTGTAAAAAATGAAGGTCTTGCCACTTCCTTAATAGCATTTATAATTAAATCATCAGGAATATTTGATTTATCACTATAAGTTGATATTTTTTTATGAACATTTTCTATTATAGCTACTGTTGCATCAGAGAGCGCCCCAAGTGTAATTGCTATCCCACCAAGACTCATAATGTTTGATGTAACTTTTAAGTAATAAAGGGGAATAAATGAAAGAACAACTGAAATAGGTAAGGTAATTATAGGACTAACAGAGGAGGGTATATGAAGTAAAAAAATTATTATTACTAAACTTACTACAATCTTTTCTTCGATAAGTTTTCTTTTTAAAGTGTCTATTGCTTTTAGGATAAAATCAGATCTATCATAGGTCACAACAAGTTCAAGTCCCTCAGGTAATTTAATTTCTTTAATTTTTTCCTTAATTCTATTTATAACTTCTAAGGCATTCTCTTTATACCTCATAATCACTATACCACCAACTACTTCTCCCATACCATCAAGATCGGCAAGCCCCCTTCTTATATCAGGGCCAAACTTAACTTCAGCTACGTCCCTTATTCTTATGGGAACACCTGAGCTATTTACTTTTATGGCTAAATTTTCTATATCCTTTAATGAATTGATGTATCTCCTTACAGTTATCATATACTCTCTACCTGAAAATTCAACAAGTCTTGCGCCAGTTTCTAAGTTAGACCTTTTTATTACGTCAGCAATATCATTAATTGAAATATCAAAATAGTTTAACTTGTTAGGATCAACTATGATCTGATACTGTTTTACAAAGCCGCCGATTGAAGCTACTTCAGCTACTCCCTTTACTGATTGAGGTTCATATTTAAGATAAAAGTCTTGAAAGGCTCTTATTTCTTCTAGTGAGTATTTTCCGCTTTTATCTAAAAGAGCATACTGAAAGATCCATCCAAGTCCAGTTGCATCTGGCCCTATTTCAACTTCTGCATCAACCTTTAAATCAGTGATAACTTTTGATAAATACTCTAAAACTCTCGTACGAGTCCAATATATGTCAGTGTTATCCTCAAATATTACATAAATAAATGAAAAACCGTAGTCAGTTAGAGCTCTTACATCTTTAACCTTGGGAGCNNNNNNNNNNNNNNNNNNNNNNNNNNNNNNNNNNNNNNNNNNNNNNNNNNNNNNNNNNNNNNNNNNNNNNNNNNNNNNNNNNNNNNNNNNNNNNNNNNNNNNNNNNNNNNNNNNNNNNNNNNNNNNNNNNNNNNNNNNNNNNNNNNNNNNNNNNNNNNNNNNNNNNNNNNNNNNNNNNNNNNNNNNNNNNNNNNNNNNNNNNNNNNNNNNNNNNNNNNNNNNNNNNNNNNNNNNNNNNNNNNNNNNNNNNNNNNNNNNNNNNNNNNNNNNNNNNNNNNNNNNNNNNNNNNNNNNNNNNNNNNNNNNNNNNNNNNNNNNNNNNNNNNNNNNNNNNNNNNNNNNNNNNNNNNNNNTAACTGAACTTGATGGTATTACAAGTTTCTCGCCATAATCTATTTTTATCTCTAAATTTACAAATTTGTTCGGCTTTAGCAGATAATCTTTATTTAAAACCTCTATAACAATTCTATTTGTCCTTTTCTCAGGATTTAAGTAAGGGTAAATATACTTTACTTTTCCTTTAAGAGTTAAATTTGGATTATAGAGAAAGCTTATAGGAACTTCATAACCTTCTTTAATTAGACTTCCCTCATACTCGTATATTTCTCCTAAGATCCATACTTTTTTAAGGTCCACTATTTTAAATAAGGGGAGTCCTGGTTCTACTTTCATTCCTTCAAATATATTTTTCTCTATAATGAAGCCCTCATAGGGAGAATAAAAACTTATAATTGGACTTACCCTTTTGTCTTTAACAATCTTTTCTATTTGGAATTCTCTAATACCAAGAAGTAAAAGCCTATGTTTAACGTTTTTAAAAAGGGAGGTATCTTCTTTTTCTATAGATAAAAGAAGTTCATTAAAATTTTGGTAAAGTTCAGGTGAGTAAATTTCAAAGAGTTTACTATCCCTTTGAATAAATTTTCCCTCAAAGTTTGTATAGAGTTTTTCTATCCAACCGCCAAATTTTAGATTTACTTCAAAAATTCTCCTTTCATCATAATCTATTTTACCGTAAGTTCTTATAATTTTTGTTAGATTTCTTTTCTTTACGGTATCCCTTTTAATACCAATCAAAAGCTCCTTGTGAGGAGATATTTTGATTCCCTGTTTATCCTTAATTTCTTCCTCATAGGGTTCCCACCTATTGTTTCTAAAAATCATTTTTCTTTCTACTAACTTCATATAACAGATGGGACAATCTCCCTTTTTTGTCTCAATTATTTGAGGGTGCATAGGACGAGTAAAAAGTGTCCTAATTTCACCTTCCTTTGGTTTTCCTCTTCCCTTTTGCAGTTTGAAAGAAAAGTCAAAAATATTAAAAAAAGCAAAAGAAAATTTCTCATATTTTACCTCCTGTTAATTTTTTAATCTTTGATCTTATCTTTAAAATTTCTTTTAAATTTTCAAGGTAATCTAATTTTATTTCGTAAAATAATCTTTGGGAATCAAGAAAGGAGGAAATATCAATTTTGGAAGTTATAAAAGCCTTTTCTTGTGAAAAGAAGCTNNNNNNNNNNNNNNNNNNNNNNNNNNNNNNNNNNNNNNNNNNNNNNNNNNNNNNNNNNNNNNNNNNNNNNNNNNNNNNNNNNNNNNNNNNNNNNNNNNNNNNNNNNNNNNNNNNNNNNNNNNNNNNNNNNNNNNNNNNNNNNNNNNNNNNNNNNNNNNNNNNNNNNNNNNNNNNNNNNNNNNNNNNNNNNNNNNNNNNNNNNNNNNNNNNNNNNNNNNNNNNNNNNNNNNNNNNNNNNNNNNNNNN from Candidatus Hydrothermales bacterium includes the following:
- a CDS encoding cyanophycinase encodes the protein MKKLILTGGNVKKNSLIFKRIAGEYKGGKVLILPYASEDPLKTYFYYQEVFKKYSIDNILSFLYPNSRDRIDIKTLEKNINESEIIFFTGGNQLKLTTLFGGTDFIDFLKNIKKDVTIIGTSAGAAFLGDIMIYDGPAKKGIYKGGVELTKGLGLIENVVVDTHFTERGRLLRLIQVVITNPSLLGIGISENTAIFVEKNRFEVVGEKVVVVVNGMEIKRTNIPDKRPGEPFGAENVKVDILSPGGIYDLSKKEVVVL
- a CDS encoding efflux RND transporter periplasmic adaptor subunit, encoding MKLVERKMIFRNNRWEPYEEEIKDKQGIKISPHKELLIGIKRDTVKKRNLTKIIRTYGKIDYDERRIFEVNLKFGGWIEKLYTNFEGKFIQRDSKLFEIYSPELYQNFNELLLSIEKEDTSLFKNVKHRLLLLGIREFQIEKIVKDKRVSPIISFYSPYEGFIIEKNIFEGMKVEPGLPLFKIVDLKKVWILGEIYEYEGSLIKEGYEVPISFLYNPNLTLKGKVKYIYPYLNPEKRTNRIVIEVLNKDYLLKPNKFVNLEIKIDYGEKLVIPSSSV
- a CDS encoding efflux RND transporter permease subunit → MKGTQSIYAERLTGGYFLEINPKREELARYGLKVEDFHMTLISALGGENITYVIEKRERFPLNISYPYDFRQDVEKIKRIYIKNEQRAKIPLAQIADMYFKEGPSMIRNENGRLASYVYINVKGRDVGSYIEEAKKILRENLEIPAGYSVKFSGQYEYIERVKKKMLIVLPLTIFLIFILLYINTGSYIKTLIVLLAVPFSLIGAIWLLFLLKYNLSVGVLVGIIAPLGVDAETGVFMLLYLDLSYREAKKKGRLKNLLDLKEAIYNGAVKRIRPKVMTVLTTFVGLLPIMWAQSHGLGANVMKRIAAPMVGGLISSFLMELLIYPAIFFYGKEEKF
- a CDS encoding efflux RND transporter permease subunit, coding for APKVKDVRALTDYGFSFIYVIFEDNTDIYWTRTRVLEYLSKVITDLKVDAEVEIGPDATGLGWIFQYALLDKSGKYSLEEIRAFQDFYLKYEPQSVKGVAEVASIGGFVKQYQIIVDPNKLNYFDISINDIADVIKRSNLETGARLVEFSGREYMITVRRYINSLKDIENLAIKVNSSGVPIRIRDVAEVKFGPDIRRGLADLDGMGEVVGGIVIMRYKENALEVINRIKEKIKEIKLPEGLELVVTYDRSDFILKAIDTLKRKLIEEKIVVSLVIIIFLLHIPSSVSPIITLPISVVLSFIPLYYLKVTSNIMSLGGIAITLGALSDATVAIIENVHKKISTYSDKSNIPDDLIINAIKEVARPSFFTLLVMAISFIPVLALESIEGRLFKPLAYAKIFVMFFSAIPAITLTPALITALIRTKKLK
- the cphA gene encoding cyanophycin synthetase, whose translation is VVEHIALELQCLAKMETTFGKTREYKKKGVYTVVYSYVVEEAGKKAGEFAIEITEKLIDGEIPDISPYINELLEIREKWALGPSTQAIVDEAIKRGIPVIRLWDEGNLVQLGYGKNSKRIWATTTEYTSNIAVEIACDKEITRKILRDCGIPTPKGLVVRSFEEAKEKVKEIGFPCVVKPVNGNHGKGVTVGVNNLRELKKAFKYAKKYSNEIIIEELVSGKDYRILVINGKAVACAQRTPAHVIGDGKRTIRELIDEVNKDERRGIGHEKPLTKIKIDEMTMEILKKKKLTLDSVLPKGEILYLKTSANLSTGGEAEDVTDIAHPTNLNLAERVARIIGLDIAGIDFISEDITKPLFETNGKVVEVNAAPGFRMHVYPSKGKPRNVSSYVLDMLFPPGKEARIPIISITGTNGKTTTVRMVAQILKLSGKRVGFTTTEGIYIGNDLIVKGDMTGPWSARLILKDPSVEVAVFETARGGILREGLGYDKANIGAILNVSEDHLGLRGIETVEEMAEVKSVVIETVMENGFAVLNACDKLVRSLQDRTKARKAFFCIEENDFFREHCDRGGIGTLLQNGTIYIVKGDLRIPVIDVIDMPSSFGGKAKFNIENALASTLITFLSGVSIETIAEGLRRFYPDFNENPGRANFISIGKWKIILDYAHNPAAYENIFSLFNLLPSELKICVLAAPGDRKDIYIEKMADIASKGRADFYILRDDEDLRGRKPLEVPEIFKRVLLKNGIPMERIFIKKNEEEAIQFVMEIADGKEALFLIIVENPEKAYSIIKKRKVELPI